From Sneathiella sp. P13V-1, one genomic window encodes:
- a CDS encoding helix-turn-helix transcriptional regulator codes for MQTTENTSQHPDRLLTEKEAAAFMGYTMRALQNWRLRGGGPSYVKVSSRSIRYRYKDLVAWIEARIINNTSQTVKI; via the coding sequence ATGCAGACGACAGAAAACACATCACAACATCCAGATAGGCTTCTAACAGAAAAGGAAGCCGCTGCCTTTATGGGATACACCATGCGGGCATTGCAGAACTGGCGGCTTCGCGGCGGTGGGCCCAGTTACGTGAAAGTCTCTTCCCGCTCCATCCGCTACCGCTACAAGGATCTGGTTGCGTGGATCGAAGCCCGGATCATCAACAACACCTCTCAAACGGTCAAGATTTAA
- the cadR gene encoding Cd(II)/Pb(II)-responsive transcriptional regulator: MRIGQLAKLVGLDTQTLRFYEQKGLLQRPHRQENGYRYYTREHHDQLVFIRSCRALNLSLAEIQKLQNYQNSPNQPCAEINTLLEEHISQVRLQISSLQTLEKQLVSLRATCNDNRKIQACGVLAGIREVNIQG; this comes from the coding sequence ATGCGCATTGGTCAGTTGGCAAAGCTCGTGGGGCTCGATACCCAGACGTTACGTTTTTATGAACAGAAAGGCTTGCTGCAACGGCCTCATCGACAGGAAAACGGATATCGTTATTATACTAGAGAGCATCATGATCAATTGGTTTTCATTCGTAGCTGTAGGGCATTGAACCTCTCACTGGCAGAGATTCAAAAACTACAAAACTATCAGAATTCTCCTAATCAACCTTGTGCTGAAATCAACACCTTACTCGAGGAACACATCTCTCAGGTACGATTGCAAATATCCTCTCTGCAAACGCTTGAAAAACAACTCGTCTCACTGAGAGCTACTTGCAACGACAACCGGAAAATTCAGGCTTGCGGGGTTCTTGCTGGAATCAGGGAAGTAAATATACAAGGGTAG